In Alligator mississippiensis isolate rAllMis1 chromosome 10, rAllMis1, whole genome shotgun sequence, one DNA window encodes the following:
- the CIBAR2 gene encoding CBY1-interacting BAR domain-containing protein 2: MNIVLSRDNQVRIMENTVANAEKYYGQFCTLMASYVRKTAKLRDKSDLLVKQLLDYANTENPELRSTMKNFAEELAKVQDYRQAEVERLEMKVVEPLKLYGVRLKQTRAEIKRFNSVRNNEIKQLEKLERLRQKSPSDRHTISQAESSVHKASVDASRTTQQLEETIDEFQKQKLRDIQKIFSDFVTIEMVFHAKALEVFSSAFQTLEDYDLEKDLEDFRAKIHIASGNYNARPGSALNPSPTLPWSTGSQTVQSVLQKMVLSEEDPEENTLQDLSDTEYAPIRR, encoded by the exons AGATAACCAAGTGAGGATCATGGAGAACACAGTAGCCAACGCAGAAAAATACTATGGCCAGTTCTGCACGCTGATGGCCTCCTATGTCCGGAAGACTGCTAAGCTTCGGGATAAGTCAGACCTCCTGGTCAAACAGCTCCTCGACTATGCCAACACGGAGAACCCAGAGTTGAGAAGCACCATGAAAAACTTTGCAGAGGAATTAGCCAAAGTGCAGGATTACCGGCAGGCTGAG GTAGAGAGGCTGGAAATGAAGGTCGTCGAGCCGCTGAAGCTGTATGGAGTCCGGCTCAAGCAGACACGG GCGGAAATCAAGCGGTTCAACAGCGTCCGCAACAACGAGATAAAGcagctggagaagctggagaggctGCGGCAGAAGTCGCCGTCAGACCGGCACACCATC TCCCAG GCCGAGTCCAGCGTGCACAAAGCCTCGGTCGATGCCAGCCGCACCACCCAGCAGCTGGAGGAAACCATCGACGAGTTCCAGAAGCAGAAGCTGAGAGACATCCAG AAGATTTTCTCAGACTTTGTTACCATTGAGATGGTTTTCCACGCCAAGGCTCTTGAGGTCTTTTCCAGTGCCTTCCAGACCCTGGAGGACTATGACTtggagaaggacctggag GATTTTAGAGCTAAGATCCACATCGCTTCTGGCAATTACAACGCGAGGCCAGGCAGTGCTCtgaatccctcccccaccctgccgtGGTCCACAGGCAGTCAG ACCGTTCAGAGCGTCTTACAGAAGATGGTTTTGAGTGAAGAAGACCCCGAAGAAAACACGCTGCAGGATCTCAGCGATACAGAATATGCACCGATTCGACGGTAA